The Chamaesiphon minutus PCC 6605 DNA window TGCCAGTTGGGATTGGCTCAAGTTTAGTCCCCGCAAAACCGCCGCCGCTTCCATCAAATCACGGATGAAATAGTCGGGTAGCGGTCGAAGGATTAGGGGTGGAGTATTCAAAAATATGTCTGTTCTCGGCGGTTTGGTAGCTGCTAGAAGTAACGAGCAGCCTTGTCTCTGGATATTTTTTAGCCAAGTCCGAAACTTTGGATCGAGCTGGTGGGCATCATCAAAGACTAGGAAGGTGGCGGGGTTCGATCGCATGTAATCGCTCACCGCCCACCGCAGCTTTTCAACAGTCAAAGCTTTACCTTCCAGCTCGATCGTGTCGATCGCGAGCTGTTCGCAGATGGATATGAGCATTTGCCGCTGTGTAGCAGGGGCGAGAATCGCTGCCAGTGCGTAACCGTCGGCGATTAGTTCTTCTCTGACCGCATCCAACAATATTGTTTTCCCACTGCCTTCATCGCCACAGAGGAGAATCGATCCATTAGCCTTCAGAGCCGCTAGGATTCGAGCTTTCTCCTCCAGGCGATAAATTTTAAACATTGCGTGAGATCGGGTTATTTAGAGGACGCTGAGTCGGCGAGCTGGGGTTGGTAACGTTAACCACGACGAACAATCCGAGAATTAATGGCAACGTCCAAAAGTCGCTCAACAGTAGCAAAATACCTAACAACAGGGCGTTGAGACATTCTTCAGCTATGGTTCGCAGATTAAAGTTTAAGCCGCTTTCGGTAGTCGCTGTGCGGCGGCGATTAACGATGCGGCTAACCCTTTTGGGTCGGTCTGTGTGAACTGAAAGCTATCTAACTGCGCCCGTAATGTGGGGTCTAGCAAATGAGGATTGTTAATGTACTGGTCTGCCAAGGCATTTTCAGCAAGTAACATTGCTGTAGCTTTGCGTTGAGCCTTGATTACTAAATGTTGAGCCAGAACATTTTCAACTAGATCTGGTGAGGAGTTGTCAAAC harbors:
- a CDS encoding ATP-binding protein; protein product: MFKIYRLEEKARILAALKANGSILLCGDEGSGKTILLDAVREELIADGYALAAILAPATQRQMLISICEQLAIDTIELEGKALTVEKLRWAVSDYMRSNPATFLVFDDAHQLDPKFRTWLKNIQRQGCSLLLAATKPPRTDIFLNTPPLILRPLPDYFIRDLMEAAAVLRGLNLSQSQLADLQQRAGGNPALAIRSIDEEYLGLEVEAGDRGDYFDITPLLILAATGFVMLRFFAIGTDSRLLYVIAGMGGALLIGITYMLRTLPKDSKKIS